The following are encoded together in the Bacillus sp. V2I10 genome:
- a CDS encoding sensor histidine kinase encodes MLKKSIRNKLIVLLMITTIVPFGSSIIITYLYTKGSMEDQVVQESSNLLYQGKVNLESYLNELNGLTLSLYNNPDFINYMRSPDTENNYLTIGIVKNVMQTILYTADTINEVKISFAKDDRVISATKRSTVVFSSSIEDSRNEAFNSAERSPYNMYIEPIYESNENNTRGARDIIKIHRALTNVPGNDVLGYITLGISPDKIIDLSRNLYNRDTEEFYLLSSEGELIYSSNTDISDNQNDHKWIDRVLGAEKSSGTMEWKEDSFNGVMMYDQLSASSGGWILVKRVPYHILYESAYSVAKINILFGVIGLSLVVLATLFVSFKITSPIRILLQNIEQVEKGNMKVPVQSFGSDEIGILGYRFQQMIERINHLITREYKLELENKTNQLKVLQSQINPHFLYNALQSIGTVALKNKVPQIYSLITHLSKIMRYGMNMEEDLVPLSKEINYTNAFLLLQKERFGENLDYTVDVDENVQEVQVPKMILQPIIENYFKHGFDIREGVGSIRLRCYRENDELVMKISDNGIGVTENRLNEIYEHFKADALNKKGEETNIGLKNVYVRLKLYYNLQADLKLENQEEGGFMVTMRLPIWMEGEGNESNHH; translated from the coding sequence ATGCTGAAGAAAAGCATCCGGAATAAACTAATTGTTTTATTAATGATTACGACAATTGTGCCTTTTGGCAGTTCGATCATTATTACCTATTTATATACGAAAGGCTCTATGGAGGACCAAGTCGTCCAGGAAAGCAGCAATTTGCTGTATCAGGGCAAGGTTAACCTCGAGAGCTACCTTAATGAGCTGAATGGTTTAACTCTTTCACTCTACAATAATCCTGATTTCATTAACTATATGAGATCACCGGATACTGAGAATAATTATTTAACCATAGGAATTGTTAAAAATGTGATGCAGACAATTCTTTATACAGCGGATACCATTAATGAAGTGAAAATTTCATTTGCAAAGGATGACCGGGTTATTTCTGCGACGAAACGTTCCACAGTTGTTTTTTCCTCAAGTATAGAAGATTCCAGGAATGAAGCGTTCAACAGTGCAGAACGCAGTCCTTATAACATGTATATTGAACCAATCTATGAAAGCAACGAGAACAACACAAGAGGAGCAAGAGACATCATTAAGATCCACAGGGCATTGACGAATGTTCCTGGCAATGATGTTCTTGGCTATATTACACTTGGGATTTCACCTGATAAGATAATCGATTTAAGCAGAAATTTATATAATCGTGATACAGAAGAATTCTATCTATTATCATCAGAAGGCGAGCTTATTTACAGCTCGAATACAGATATTTCCGACAATCAAAATGATCATAAATGGATTGACCGCGTTCTGGGAGCAGAGAAATCTTCAGGAACAATGGAGTGGAAGGAAGACTCTTTTAATGGAGTGATGATGTACGATCAGCTTTCGGCTTCTTCTGGAGGCTGGATTTTAGTGAAAAGGGTTCCATATCATATCTTATATGAAAGTGCTTATAGTGTAGCCAAAATTAATATTCTATTTGGGGTTATTGGATTATCATTGGTTGTATTAGCTACCCTGTTTGTTTCATTTAAAATCACATCGCCTATCCGAATTTTGCTTCAAAATATTGAACAAGTGGAAAAAGGAAATATGAAGGTTCCGGTTCAGTCCTTTGGTTCAGATGAAATCGGCATTCTCGGATACAGGTTTCAGCAAATGATTGAACGGATCAATCACTTGATCACCCGTGAATATAAGCTTGAACTAGAAAACAAGACGAATCAGCTAAAAGTGCTGCAATCACAGATCAACCCGCACTTTTTATACAATGCGCTGCAATCAATCGGTACAGTTGCTTTAAAAAATAAAGTTCCGCAAATTTATTCCTTAATTACGCACTTATCTAAAATCATGAGATATGGAATGAACATGGAGGAAGATTTAGTTCCTTTGAGTAAAGAAATAAATTATACGAATGCGTTTCTTCTTTTGCAAAAGGAACGCTTTGGCGAAAATCTTGATTACACAGTAGATGTCGATGAAAACGTTCAAGAGGTTCAGGTTCCTAAAATGATTTTGCAGCCGATTATTGAAAATTATTTTAAACATGGGTTTGATATTCGTGAAGGTGTCGGGAGCATCCGGCTAAGATGCTACAGGGAAAACGATGAGCTTGTCATGAAAATAAGCGACAATGGAATCGGAGTGACGGAAAACAGGTTAAATGAGATATATGAGCATTTTAAAGCAGATGCATTGAATAAAAAAGGAGAAGAAACAAATATAGGGCTGAAAAATGTGTATGTCAGGCTAAAGCTCTATTATAATCTGCAAGCTGATTTAAAGCTTGAAAACCAAGAAGAAGGAGGCTTTATGGTAACCATGAGGCTGCCTATATGGATGGAAGGTGAAGGAAATGAAAGCAATCATCATTGA
- a CDS encoding ABC transporter substrate-binding protein — translation MKRFLLLCMSLVFVFGIMAGCSSKETAKDGESGGDSKSGDEVVTLNFFQFKVEIADQLQEMIKEFEAEHPNIKVKLETVGGGADYGAALKAKFASGEEPDIFNNGGFKELELWKEKLADLSGEPWVEHVLPIGKVPMTDADGKLYGMPVNLEGYGFVYNKDLFEKAGITEPPKTIDELKDAAKKLEAKKITPFSAGYGEWWVIGQHLLNIPFAQQEDPEAFIAGLYDGSEKIPGNKQFKEFKEVLDTELKYANDNPLTTDYNTQVTLFASGETAMLQQGNWTENMITEINPEINMGFLPIPISNDDSAGKLPVGVPNNWVLNKNSEHLEEAKTFLNWMVSSETGKRFITEEFAFIPAFDNIEPAGLGDLGTSILDYSKEEKTIPWTWFKWPDGANKEFAAAIQEYAAGKIDYDTLLERFQTSWDNLK, via the coding sequence ATGAAACGCTTTCTGTTATTATGTATGTCTTTAGTATTCGTATTTGGTATTATGGCTGGCTGTTCTTCTAAGGAAACGGCTAAAGATGGGGAGTCAGGCGGAGATTCTAAGTCTGGTGATGAAGTAGTAACGCTTAATTTCTTCCAGTTCAAGGTTGAAATTGCTGATCAGCTTCAAGAGATGATTAAAGAATTCGAAGCTGAGCATCCAAACATTAAAGTAAAGCTTGAAACAGTTGGCGGAGGTGCTGATTACGGTGCTGCGCTTAAAGCAAAATTCGCTTCAGGTGAAGAGCCGGATATTTTCAACAACGGCGGATTTAAAGAATTAGAGCTTTGGAAAGAAAAGTTAGCTGATCTATCAGGCGAGCCATGGGTTGAGCATGTTCTTCCAATCGGAAAAGTGCCAATGACAGATGCAGACGGCAAGCTTTATGGTATGCCTGTAAACCTTGAAGGATATGGATTTGTTTACAACAAAGATTTATTTGAAAAAGCGGGTATTACAGAGCCGCCTAAAACGATTGACGAATTAAAAGACGCTGCGAAAAAGCTTGAAGCTAAAAAGATCACTCCATTCTCTGCCGGTTATGGCGAGTGGTGGGTAATTGGACAGCATTTACTTAACATTCCATTTGCTCAGCAAGAAGATCCAGAAGCATTTATCGCTGGATTATATGATGGTTCTGAGAAAATCCCAGGCAACAAGCAGTTTAAAGAATTTAAAGAAGTATTAGACACAGAGCTTAAATATGCAAACGATAATCCATTAACAACAGATTACAATACTCAAGTTACACTGTTTGCTTCTGGTGAAACAGCAATGCTTCAACAAGGAAACTGGACTGAGAACATGATCACTGAAATCAATCCTGAAATCAACATGGGCTTCCTTCCAATTCCAATCAGCAATGATGATAGTGCAGGAAAACTTCCTGTAGGCGTTCCGAATAACTGGGTATTGAATAAAAACTCAGAGCACCTTGAAGAAGCTAAAACATTCTTAAACTGGATGGTTTCTTCTGAAACTGGTAAACGCTTCATCACAGAAGAATTTGCATTCATTCCAGCATTTGATAACATTGAGCCAGCAGGTCTTGGTGATCTGGGAACATCAATCCTTGATTACTCTAAGGAAGAAAAAACAATTCCTTGGACTTGGTTCAAATGGCCGGATGGAGCGAATAAAGAATTCGCAGCAGCTATTCAGGAATACGCTGCAGGCAAAATTGATTATGATACACTGCTTGAGAGATTCCAGACATCTTGGGATAACTTGAAATAA
- a CDS encoding carbohydrate ABC transporter permease, producing MGNRYTSRTFILEIIAIAVALIFLIPFYFVLVNSVKPFAAILIDAAAWPKEFMFSNYAKVWEIINFPRAFWNSLVITVFSNIGLVIISSMAAWKMVRTPGKFSKILFILFVAAMVIPFQTVMIPLMKLGGTLGITNSIPGLIMMYFGFGVPLSLFLYHGFVKTVPVEIEESAKIDGCSEFGVFWRIVFPLLKPITVTVVILNTLWIWNDYLLPLLVLQDAELRTIPLAASSFFAQYTKQWDMGLAALVLGITPVVIFFLFLQKHIIKGIASGSIK from the coding sequence ATGGGTAACCGGTATACAAGCAGGACGTTTATATTAGAGATAATAGCCATTGCCGTCGCGCTCATTTTCCTTATCCCGTTTTACTTCGTTCTGGTCAACTCAGTCAAGCCGTTTGCGGCAATCCTCATTGATGCTGCAGCATGGCCGAAGGAATTCATGTTTTCTAACTATGCCAAGGTGTGGGAGATCATCAACTTCCCTCGTGCATTCTGGAACTCCCTTGTGATTACAGTTTTCAGTAACATTGGTTTAGTTATCATAAGTTCGATGGCTGCGTGGAAAATGGTCCGCACGCCAGGAAAGTTCAGCAAGATTTTATTCATTCTCTTCGTAGCTGCCATGGTGATCCCGTTCCAGACGGTCATGATCCCGCTTATGAAGCTTGGCGGTACGCTCGGGATAACAAATAGTATTCCAGGCTTAATCATGATGTATTTTGGATTTGGTGTTCCGCTGTCGCTGTTCTTATATCATGGATTCGTAAAAACAGTTCCTGTGGAAATTGAAGAATCAGCGAAAATAGACGGTTGCAGCGAGTTCGGAGTATTTTGGAGAATTGTTTTCCCTCTCCTAAAACCGATTACTGTCACAGTCGTTATTTTGAACACGCTATGGATCTGGAATGATTATCTGCTTCCATTGCTGGTTCTCCAGGATGCAGAGCTGCGGACGATTCCGCTTGCAGCAAGCTCATTCTTTGCTCAGTATACGAAGCAGTGGGATATGGGTCTTGCCGCGTTAGTGCTTGGTATTACACCAGTCGTCATCTTCTTCTTATTCTTACAGAAGCACATTATCAAGGGCATTGCTTCTGGCTCAATCAAGTAA
- a CDS encoding carbohydrate ABC transporter permease — protein METKIQTNPVSTKSHLEAVPKKKFKYKSLLTYAAFVGPALLFFLVIQILPFLMGLYYSFTSWNGVSSAVEWVGIENYKKIFTNDPAFFNSFMFTTKFMFAAVIISNLIGFAFALILNAALKTKNILRTVFFIPNVIGGLLLGFIWQFIFVKGFASIGNMTGIEFFKMPWLGDETTAFWGIVIVFAWQTSGYMMVIYIAALQGVDNSLLEAAKMDGASSFTLLTKIIIPLILPAFTICLFLTISMAFKIFDLNISLTGGGPFNSTQSVAINIYQEAFQNNRYGLGTAKSILFFVVVAIFTTVQVMMTKKREVEA, from the coding sequence TTGGAAACGAAAATTCAAACGAATCCGGTAAGCACAAAATCTCATTTGGAGGCAGTACCTAAAAAGAAATTTAAGTATAAGAGCTTACTAACATACGCTGCCTTTGTTGGACCGGCACTTTTATTTTTCTTAGTTATTCAGATTCTTCCGTTCTTAATGGGTCTTTATTATTCATTTACTTCATGGAATGGAGTCAGCTCGGCTGTTGAGTGGGTTGGAATTGAAAATTATAAGAAAATCTTTACGAACGATCCGGCCTTTTTTAATTCTTTTATGTTTACGACGAAATTTATGTTTGCGGCTGTTATTATTAGTAACTTAATAGGTTTTGCGTTTGCATTGATTTTAAATGCTGCGCTTAAAACCAAGAACATATTGCGGACCGTGTTTTTTATTCCTAACGTGATCGGCGGGTTATTGCTCGGATTTATCTGGCAGTTTATTTTTGTAAAAGGGTTTGCTTCGATCGGGAACATGACGGGCATCGAATTTTTCAAAATGCCGTGGCTAGGGGATGAAACGACAGCGTTCTGGGGAATTGTCATCGTATTTGCATGGCAGACCAGCGGTTATATGATGGTCATCTATATTGCAGCGCTTCAAGGTGTGGATAATTCCCTGCTGGAGGCTGCGAAAATGGATGGTGCATCAAGCTTCACACTTTTAACAAAAATCATTATTCCTTTAATATTACCGGCATTTACGATTTGTCTGTTCTTAACGATTTCGATGGCATTCAAGATCTTTGACCTGAATATTTCCCTGACAGGCGGAGGGCCATTCAATTCAACTCAGTCTGTAGCGATTAATATTTATCAGGAAGCCTTCCAGAACAATCGTTATGGATTAGGTACAGCGAAGTCCATTCTGTTCTTTGTAGTAGTTGCAATCTTTACTACAGTTCAGGTTATGATGACGAAGAAGAGGGAGGTTGAGGCTTAA
- a CDS encoding Mut7-C RNAse domain-containing protein, translated as MLLKGEFYFNIYSKNILTSKNKQVQINYQMKRSNFTMNKDYFLRCQTCNTAYLADKDYTKEKTKSGYPDAYTSYCTNCDQFIEGHHYTNTN; from the coding sequence ATGTTACTGAAAGGAGAATTTTATTTTAACATTTATTCAAAAAACATCTTGACATCGAAAAATAAACAGGTTCAAATAAATTATCAAATGAAAAGGAGCAATTTTACAATGAATAAAGACTACTTCTTAAGATGCCAGACATGCAATACAGCTTACCTCGCAGATAAAGACTATACAAAGGAAAAAACAAAATCAGGTTATCCAGATGCCTATACAAGCTACTGCACAAACTGTGATCAGTTTATCGAAGGTCACCATTATACAAATACAAATTAG
- a CDS encoding AIPR family protein, which yields MSKIRNNKTAIKNQQDLTNNITSSIDEYLKENSEKTNMVSIGNSFCEWILYNIFELREDEVNDAVEISGKFDNGIDAVFEYNSEICILQSKYSTSHSIDSMVRFIADCQRVATELPYSERDYVLEMCKKVRQANQNNETINCYYITNNDISEHENIQKKSALKNVKEEYKNLKYFFYDFENIHEAIEIKKGMLPKNFRDKKIKLPIQSNFESFGTLVTMVKVNHFAEFVNEGGNTLFHSNIRNFLKGTKINQGIKKTLKEELNNFWYYNNGVTIVCDDYAFVRGLVNITAPQIVNGCQTAKTLAGYFKNMTSSEINELEQEGYILIKIIKTKKSADENLKKELRDKITRYTNSQNAVKGLDFYALDTFQRTLKISFKQYGYYYEIQRGSFITEPPSIQKSYKGNDQYNYLLEAVKNSKKFVLPAKEIIQSFTAAIKQMPNVAYGRANELTPLGSQWEKIINDDTKKLPLEHFLFPFLVLKFAKEELNYKAGPNDFRKNAAFLFVSTYYLFLLRLYNQIKHLEIESPTDISIEFFTRLFNNRDLNIELLKINHKILRSYFRDTLIKNEVGDNLRGFLQNKVHKPKNWEILEFKVDQILEDIEFEDVYKDIIEVINSVS from the coding sequence ATGTCTAAGATTAGAAATAATAAAACAGCAATTAAAAATCAACAAGATCTCACGAATAATATTACATCATCAATTGATGAATATTTGAAAGAAAATAGTGAAAAAACAAATATGGTTTCAATAGGAAACAGCTTCTGTGAATGGATTTTATACAACATATTTGAGCTCAGAGAAGATGAAGTTAATGATGCTGTTGAAATATCCGGTAAGTTCGACAATGGAATCGATGCTGTATTTGAATACAACAGTGAAATTTGTATACTACAAAGTAAATATTCAACATCTCATAGTATTGATTCTATGGTGCGATTTATTGCAGATTGTCAAAGAGTAGCTACGGAACTTCCATATAGTGAAAGAGATTATGTTTTAGAAATGTGTAAGAAAGTTAGACAAGCAAACCAAAACAACGAAACAATCAATTGCTACTATATTACTAATAATGACATTAGTGAACATGAAAACATACAAAAGAAGAGTGCCCTTAAAAATGTTAAAGAAGAATATAAAAACTTAAAATATTTTTTTTATGATTTCGAAAACATTCATGAAGCAATTGAAATTAAAAAAGGTATGCTTCCTAAAAATTTCAGAGATAAAAAAATCAAACTACCAATTCAGAGTAACTTTGAAAGCTTTGGTACCCTCGTTACAATGGTCAAGGTTAATCATTTCGCCGAGTTCGTTAACGAAGGTGGAAATACTTTATTCCACTCAAATATTAGAAATTTCCTTAAAGGAACAAAGATTAATCAAGGCATTAAAAAAACACTAAAAGAAGAATTAAATAATTTTTGGTACTACAATAACGGAGTCACGATCGTTTGTGATGATTACGCTTTTGTAAGAGGTCTCGTAAATATTACAGCACCACAAATAGTTAATGGATGTCAAACAGCTAAAACATTAGCCGGTTATTTCAAAAATATGACAAGTTCTGAAATAAATGAACTTGAACAAGAAGGATATATACTAATAAAAATTATCAAAACAAAGAAAAGCGCAGATGAAAACTTAAAAAAAGAGTTGAGAGATAAAATTACTAGATATACTAATAGCCAGAATGCTGTTAAGGGATTAGATTTCTATGCTCTTGACACTTTTCAAAGAACGCTAAAAATATCTTTTAAACAATATGGATACTATTATGAGATTCAGCGAGGTTCATTTATAACCGAGCCTCCATCAATACAAAAATCGTACAAAGGTAATGACCAATATAACTACTTGTTAGAAGCAGTTAAAAACTCTAAGAAATTTGTACTTCCTGCTAAGGAAATTATTCAATCATTTACTGCTGCAATAAAACAGATGCCTAACGTAGCATACGGAAGAGCAAATGAATTAACTCCATTAGGCTCACAATGGGAAAAAATTATAAACGACGATACAAAAAAACTCCCATTGGAACACTTTTTATTTCCTTTTCTCGTTCTAAAGTTTGCAAAGGAAGAACTTAACTACAAAGCTGGTCCAAACGATTTCAGAAAAAATGCTGCTTTCTTATTTGTTTCTACTTATTATTTATTTTTACTCAGACTATATAATCAAATTAAGCACTTAGAGATTGAGTCTCCAACTGATATTAGCATTGAATTTTTCACTAGGTTATTTAACAACCGGGATTTGAATATCGAACTTCTAAAGATTAACCATAAAATACTTCGTTCCTATTTTAGAGATACATTAATTAAGAATGAGGTAGGAGATAATCTTCGTGGATTTTTACAAAATAAAGTTCACAAGCCTAAGAATTGGGAAATACTAGAGTTTAAAGTTGATCAAATCTTAGAAGATATAGAATTTGAAGATGTGTATAAAGATATTATAGAGGTAATAAATTCTGTTAGTTAA
- a CDS encoding P27 family phage terminase small subunit yields MKQQFSSSNLSNLPDHIFLRNEKVYAALVSNLKDLGLGFHLKDIDIFSLAAAANTIDLLNEIEIGLVKHGAVQTIMTREGFEKVVASPYVQMRSTQLNLLQSQLKSLQLDPASRQLLTQSVLNDVNMIDDEIDEGDELLNSIMKRLD; encoded by the coding sequence ATGAAGCAGCAGTTTTCATCTTCAAATTTGTCGAATCTTCCAGATCATATCTTTCTAAGAAATGAAAAAGTGTACGCAGCTTTAGTTTCCAACTTGAAGGATTTAGGACTCGGCTTTCATTTAAAAGATATTGATATTTTTTCTTTAGCAGCTGCAGCAAATACAATCGACTTACTGAATGAAATTGAAATTGGTCTTGTGAAGCATGGTGCAGTACAAACAATCATGACTCGTGAAGGATTTGAGAAAGTAGTTGCTTCCCCATATGTTCAAATGAGAAGTACGCAGCTTAACTTACTTCAGTCTCAGCTAAAGTCTTTGCAGTTAGATCCAGCTTCAAGACAGCTACTTACCCAGTCAGTTTTGAATGACGTAAATATGATAGATGATGAAATTGATGAAGGTGATGAATTGCTAAACAGCATCATGAAAAGGTTGGACTGA
- a CDS encoding phage major capsid protein — MTAEIADTSWGRDYYELINSGILRNMSFGFRTISDSWKPTASGIHERTIEELELFEISVVRDPAYSDSTISARGIDIVEADIPTEVEVEIQESEERELPIDVRVSKLKLSIAKQEEEVRRAEKTLNLSPTFKFILINEKEKLSELNEEFRQLKNQMEEIEMKNEERALQTKAVVGNSASPKLVDSIVKKLESTSSVFSKSRKIPFNGEEMKIPYETALVDAVFLDEGSNAPEIAFNLSNLAVMNQRRVAVSISMSKQYMFDSGVDLSQHARDLVARRVLKRIEKSIMVGNAANEFKGIAPDSNVTSKNISLGAATQLVNNLRSVYFAVHEDFVGTSSWYMSRPFFEKVVDFKDSDGNFYVKQIELNGKIVYTLFGAPIEISNALSAGDTIGQVPVLFGSIEDCYTVGVSKDLEVKDIAGTPKVLAGSVGFLAEFYGDGRVHNYQAIAKGTISS; from the coding sequence ATGACTGCAGAGATTGCTGACACTTCATGGGGTCGAGATTATTACGAATTGATTAATTCTGGAATTCTACGAAATATGTCTTTCGGATTTCGGACGATCTCCGATTCTTGGAAGCCTACAGCTTCAGGCATTCACGAAAGAACTATTGAAGAACTTGAGCTCTTCGAAATTTCGGTTGTCAGAGATCCTGCGTATAGTGACAGTACTATTTCAGCTCGTGGAATAGACATAGTAGAAGCTGATATACCTACGGAAGTAGAAGTTGAAATTCAAGAAAGTGAAGAACGAGAGCTCCCGATAGATGTTCGTGTTTCAAAGTTAAAACTTAGCATAGCAAAGCAAGAAGAAGAAGTTCGAAGAGCTGAAAAGACATTAAATCTTTCACCAACTTTCAAGTTCATATTAATAAACGAAAAAGAGAAATTATCTGAGCTAAATGAAGAGTTCAGACAATTAAAAAATCAAATGGAGGAAATTGAAATGAAAAATGAAGAACGTGCATTACAAACAAAAGCGGTAGTAGGTAATTCAGCAAGTCCAAAGCTAGTTGATAGTATTGTAAAAAAATTAGAAAGCACCTCATCTGTATTTTCGAAATCTCGTAAGATTCCGTTCAATGGAGAAGAAATGAAGATTCCTTATGAAACAGCTTTAGTTGATGCAGTGTTTCTTGATGAAGGTTCAAACGCTCCAGAAATTGCGTTCAACTTGTCTAATCTTGCTGTAATGAATCAACGTCGAGTTGCAGTAAGTATTTCTATGTCTAAGCAGTACATGTTTGATTCCGGTGTTGATTTGTCTCAGCATGCTAGAGACCTGGTAGCTCGTAGAGTTCTTAAAAGAATTGAAAAGTCTATCATGGTTGGTAATGCTGCAAACGAATTTAAAGGAATTGCTCCTGACTCGAATGTTACTTCGAAAAATATTTCGTTAGGTGCAGCTACTCAGCTAGTCAATAATCTTCGAAGTGTATACTTTGCTGTTCATGAAGATTTCGTTGGAACCTCTTCTTGGTATATGTCTCGTCCATTCTTCGAAAAAGTAGTTGACTTCAAAGATAGCGACGGTAACTTCTATGTAAAGCAAATCGAATTAAATGGAAAAATTGTTTATACATTGTTTGGTGCTCCAATTGAAATTTCTAATGCTTTATCAGCTGGTGATACAATCGGACAAGTTCCAGTATTATTTGGGAGCATCGAAGATTGCTATACAGTCGGAGTTTCGAAAGACTTAGAAGTTAAAGATATTGCAGGCACTCCGAAAGTTCTTGCTGGTTCTGTTGGATTCCTCGCTGAGTTTTATGGTGATGGCCGAGTTCACAACTACCAAGCAATCGCTAAAGGAACAATTTCATCATAA
- a CDS encoding HK97 family phage prohead protease, with the protein MELRSDKNKSMTVSGYVNKTEQLSNILGSGKKFVEKISKGAFDRAVRNAKSDIHFLAEHNPKELLSSTRNGSLTLTEDSTGFIYDCRDC; encoded by the coding sequence ATGGAACTACGTTCAGATAAGAATAAAAGTATGACAGTCTCTGGCTACGTGAATAAAACGGAGCAGCTTAGTAACATTTTGGGTTCTGGAAAGAAATTCGTTGAAAAAATTTCGAAGGGTGCGTTTGATCGGGCAGTTCGCAATGCTAAGTCAGACATTCACTTTTTAGCAGAACACAATCCTAAAGAACTTTTATCTTCAACAAGAAATGGGTCATTGACGCTTACGGAAGATTCTACTGGTTTTATTTATGACTGCAGAGATTGCTGA
- a CDS encoding DEAD/DEAH box helicase family protein produces MISKVYVSDVITADVVKKLKAGGNYLIGSEMGSGKNHWARNILLPYTLENRKRTLIITHRAQTKAQQNSYLASFKEECERQFLGGLFRTESYQTFSNMIKRNDPEINRFDYIVHDEAHALVSDASFNTQTEIVFNFLNKNIDSIKILMTGTYDGLKYLPWKNKLEILKEANYYNNNINNLYRYEKDETILAIVDNEVKQGNKVLVFHNSIDTTSGFNIGNSAILHAGNRLASKEFNQIATTQQFSVDVLNTTKLMTEATEIKDKKLKAIVNHGLSDIDVVAQAPARSRDEEGIDYYYKRISKKSILAKLRYLDKQLGYYEKFDELGEIEFVKEYGLNIIHKSMKAFYLDTVIDPVSNQQYTRLRVSNTGLASLSYQYDYYEFMNEYGFESAISKYFPDKAYIDLEQLKREAFIQLDIVKNYIGKKVFKEQQQELCNVICSKYGLRAKNGSTKVGMKTINAFFEENNIGFVIESLQDKDRNSETFNKRYWILSKR; encoded by the coding sequence TTGATCAGTAAAGTTTATGTAAGCGATGTAATTACAGCAGATGTCGTTAAGAAGTTAAAAGCAGGCGGAAATTATCTTATTGGTTCTGAAATGGGCAGTGGGAAAAATCATTGGGCAAGAAATATATTGCTTCCTTATACTTTAGAAAACAGAAAACGAACTTTGATAATAACACATCGTGCTCAAACAAAAGCACAGCAAAACTCTTACTTAGCTTCATTTAAAGAAGAGTGTGAACGTCAATTCTTGGGCGGATTGTTTCGTACCGAGTCTTATCAAACTTTCTCAAACATGATCAAACGTAACGATCCAGAAATTAATCGATTCGATTATATTGTTCACGATGAAGCTCATGCTCTTGTTAGTGATGCTTCTTTCAATACTCAAACAGAAATTGTCTTCAATTTCTTAAATAAAAATATCGATTCTATCAAGATCCTTATGACGGGAACTTATGACGGACTTAAATATTTACCTTGGAAGAACAAGCTAGAAATTCTTAAAGAAGCGAATTATTACAATAACAACATCAACAATTTGTATCGTTATGAGAAAGACGAAACAATCTTGGCCATAGTTGATAATGAAGTCAAACAAGGAAATAAAGTTCTGGTATTCCATAATTCAATTGATACAACATCAGGCTTTAATATTGGCAATAGCGCAATTCTTCATGCTGGCAATCGTCTGGCTTCAAAAGAATTCAATCAAATAGCTACAACTCAACAATTTTCGGTTGATGTTTTAAATACAACAAAGCTTATGACTGAAGCAACAGAAATTAAGGACAAAAAGTTGAAAGCAATCGTTAACCACGGGCTAAGCGATATTGATGTTGTTGCTCAAGCACCAGCTCGAAGCAGAGACGAAGAAGGAATAGATTATTACTACAAACGAATTTCAAAGAAGTCTATTCTTGCAAAGCTGCGTTATCTTGACAAACAACTTGGCTATTATGAAAAATTTGATGAGCTAGGCGAGATCGAATTTGTTAAAGAATATGGATTGAACATCATTCATAAGTCCATGAAAGCTTTCTATTTGGACACTGTTATTGATCCAGTTAGCAATCAACAATATACACGATTGCGAGTATCAAACACAGGTTTAGCATCTTTAAGCTATCAATATGACTATTACGAATTCATGAATGAGTATGGATTCGAATCCGCAATTAGCAAGTATTTTCCTGATAAAGCTTACATTGACTTGGAACAATTAAAGCGTGAAGCATTCATTCAATTAGATATTGTTAAGAACTACATTGGGAAGAAAGTTTTCAAAGAACAGCAGCAGGAATTATGCAATGTAATTTGCAGCAAGTACGGATTACGAGCAAAGAACGGTTCTACAAAAGTCGGCATGAAAACTATCAATGCATTCTTTGAAGAAAATAATATCGGTTTTGTTATTGAGAGCCTTCAAGATAAAGACAGAAATTCAGAGACTTTCAATAAAAGGTATTGGATTCTTTCAAAACGCTAA